A genomic region of Eucalyptus grandis isolate ANBG69807.140 chromosome 5, ASM1654582v1, whole genome shotgun sequence contains the following coding sequences:
- the LOC104445783 gene encoding uncharacterized WD repeat-containing protein C2A9.03 — translation MSQHQEYPMEYAADDYDVGEVEDDMYFHERVMGDSDTDEDEEYDHLDNKITDTSAADARRGKDIQGIPWERLSVTREKYRRTRIEQYKNYENVPQSGESSEKDCKPTRKGGNYYEFWRNTRSVKSTILHFQLRNLVWSTTKHDVYLMSHFSIIHWSSLTCKKTEVLDVYGHVAPREKHPGSLLEGFTQTQVSTLAVRDKLLIAGGFQGELICKNLDRPGVSYCCRTTYDDNAITNAVEIYDYPSGAVHFMASNNDCGVRDFDMEKFELSRHFTFPWPVNHTSLSPDGKLLVIVGDNPEGILVDSQRGKTIRPLQGHLDFSFASAWHPDGHIFATGNQDKTCRIWDIRNLSKSVAVLKGNLGAIRSIRFTSDGRFMAMAEPADFVHVYDVKSGYEKEQEIDFFGEISGVSFSPDTESLFVGVWDRTYGSLLQYNRCRNYSYLDSM, via the exons ATGTCTCAGCACCAAGAGTATCCGATGGAATACGCAGCAGATGATTACGATGTGGGAGAAGTAGAAGATGATATGTACTTCCATGAAAGAGTAATGGGCGATTCAGACACCGATGAGGATGAGGAATATGATCATCTG GATAATAAGATTACCGATACCTCTGCTGCTGATGCTCGGAGAGGTAAAGATATCCAGGGGATTCCTTGGGAAAGACTGAGCGTCACTCGTGAAAAATACAGAAGAACTAGAATAGAGCAGTACAAGAACTATGAAAATGTACCACAATCCGGAGAAAGTTCGGAAAAG GATTGCAAACCCACAAGAAAAGGTGGAAACTATTATGAGTTTTGGCGAAACACAAGATCTGTGAAGTCCACAATCCTTCATTTTCAA TTGAGAAACTTGGTTTGGTCCACAACAAAGCATGATGTTTACCTTATGTCGCACTTCTCGATCATTCACTGGTCGTCATTGACTTGCAAGAAGACTGAAGTGCTTGATGTTTATGGACATGTAGCTCCTCGTGAG AAACACCCTGGAAGTCTCTTAGAGGGTTTTACACAGACACAAGTCAGTACTCTTGCAGTACGGGATAAATTACTGATTGCTGGTGGTTTCCAGGGGGAGCTTATCTGTAAG AACTTAGATCGTCCTGGTGTTAGCTACTGTTGCAGAACAACTTATGATGACAATGCTATCACTAATGCGGTTGAGATTTACGATTATCCCAG TGGCGCCGTACATTTCATGGCATCGAATAATGACTGTGGAGTCAGAGATTTCGACATGGAGAAATTTGAGCTCTCCAGACATTTCACCTTTCCTTGGCCGGTGAAT CATACTTCTCTGAGTCCTGATGGTAAGCTCCTCGTCATTGTTGGTGACAACCCTGAGGGGATATTGGTGGATTCTCAAAGAGGAAAG ACTATTAGGCCACTACAAGGGCACTTGGATTTCTCATTTGCATCTGCATGGCATCCGGATGGTCACATATTTGCCACTGGAAACCAAGACAAGACTTGCCGTATCTGGGACATTCGCAACTTATCAAAGTCCGTTGCTGTACTCAAGGGCAACCTTGGAGCCATCCGGTCCATTCGGTTCACCTCCGATGGGCGATTTATGGCCATGGCAGAGCCTGCTGATTTTGTCCATGTCTATGATGTGAAGAGTGGGTATGAGAAGGAGCAGGAGATCGATTTTTTTGGCGAGATCTCTGGTGTGTCTTTCAGCCCTGACACTGAATCGCTATTCGTTGGGGTGTGGGATCGCACCTATGGCAGTCTCCTTCAGTATAACCGATGCAGGAATTATTCATATCTCGACTCCATGTAG